In Mangifera indica cultivar Alphonso chromosome 1, CATAS_Mindica_2.1, whole genome shotgun sequence, a single genomic region encodes these proteins:
- the LOC123195112 gene encoding 4,5-DOPA dioxygenase extradiol-like, whose protein sequence is MDTSYISHGSPTLSIDESLEARHFLQAWKDKTFSEKPNAILVISGHWETDVPTVNSVQQHDTIHDFYGFPQEMYKLKYPAPGAPELAKKVKNLLIAAGFKHAKEDKKRGLDHGAWVPLMLMYPEANMPVCQLSVQMNKDGAHHFNMGKALAPLS, encoded by the exons ATGGATACTTCCTACATCTCGCATGGATCTCCCACGTTGTCGATTGACGAGTCTCTTGAAGCTAGACATTTCTTGCAGGCCTGGAAAGACAAAACGTTTTCTGAGAAACCAAATGCAATTCTCGTTATATCTGGCCACTGGGAGACCGATGTTCCTACTGTTAATTCTGTTCAACAACATGACACCATCCACGACTTCTATGGCTTCCCTCAAGAAATGTACAAG CTCAAATATCCAGCACCAGGAGCTCCAGAATTGGCCAAGAAGGTGAAGAACTTGCTTATAGCTGCTGGCTTCAAACATGCTAAGGAAGATAAAAAACGTGGGCTTGACCATGGTGCCTGGGTGCCGCTAATGCTAATGTACCCTGAGGCCAATATGCCAGTTTGCCAGCTCTCAGTTCAGATGAACAAGGACGGTGCTCATCATTTCAACATGGGAAAGGCATTGGCCCCTCTCAGCTAG
- the LOC123210538 gene encoding extradiol ring-cleavage dioxygenase-like gives MPRATSTHYKYQKNSKLGFLIKPALLFIFVFIIIKLNTHKSHVQLSVMDTFYISHGSPTLSIDESLEARPFLKAWKEKTFSEKPNAILVISGHWETDVPTVNSVQQHDTIHDFYGFPQEMYKLKYPAPGSPELAKKVKNLLTAAGFKHVKEDKKRGLDHGAWVPLMLMYPEANIPVCQLSVQVNKDGAHHYNIGKALAPLREEGVLIFGSGSAVHNLRALRFDGNSIATWASEFDTWLKDALLEGRYEDVTHYEDKAPHAKMAHPWPDHFYPLHVAMGAAGTNSKAELIHHSWQLGTLSYASYRFKTAS, from the exons ATGCCAAGGGCAACGTCAACACACTATAAATACCAAAAAAACTCAAAGCTTGGTTTCCTTATAAAACCTGCTCTTCTCTTCATCTTCGTTTTCATAATTATCAAACTCAATACACATAAATCACACGTACAGCTATCTGTCATGGATACCTTCTACATCTCCCATGGATCCCCCACGTTGTCAATTGACGAATCTCTTGAAGCCAGGCCTTTCTTGAAGGCCTGGAAGGAAAAAACGTTTTCTGAGAAACCAAATGCTATTCTCGTTATATCTGGCCACTGGGAGACCGATGTTCCTACTGTTAATTCCGTTCAACAACATGACACCATCCACGACTTTTATGGCTTCCCTCAAGAAATGTACAAG CTCAAATATCCAGCACCAGGATCTCCAGAATTGGCGAAGAAGGTGAAGAACTTGCTTACAGCTGCTGGCTTCAAACATgttaaagaagataaaaaacgTGGGCTTGACCATGGTGCCTGGGTGCCGCTGATGCTAATGTATCCAGAGGCCAATATACCAGTTTGCCAGCTTTCAGTTCAGGTGAACAAGGATGGTGCTCATCATTACAACATTGGGAAGGCATTGGCTCCTCTCAGGGAGGAAGGCGTGCTCATTTTTGGTTCTGGAAGTGCTGTTCATAACCTGAGGGCTCTCCGATTCGATGGCAATAGCATTGCTACATGGGCTTCAGAGTTCGATACCTGGCTTAAAGATGCTCTCCTTGAAGGAAG ATATGAGGATGTGACCCACTATGAAGACAAAGCACCACATGCCAAAATGGCTCATCCTTGGCCAGACCACTTTTACCCGTTGCATGTTGCTATGGGTGCTGCCGGCACAAATTCAAAAGCAGAACTCATTCACCATAGCTGGCAATTGGGTACTCTTTCCTATGCCTCTTACAGGTTCAAAACAGCCTCCTAA